From a region of the Acidicapsa acidisoli genome:
- a CDS encoding DUF3224 domain-containing protein yields METHAKGSFEVKMTPQTWSEFPADETLGRFLLDKQYHGDLEATSQGQMLSGGTIAKGSAGYVAIEKVTGTLQGRSGSFILQHNGVMNRGVPELTITIVPDSGCGELTGVAGKMTVQIADGKHSYELAYTLATIQ; encoded by the coding sequence ATGGAGACACATGCGAAGGGAAGCTTCGAGGTGAAGATGACTCCGCAAACCTGGAGTGAGTTTCCGGCCGATGAGACTCTTGGCCGGTTTCTGCTCGACAAGCAATACCACGGCGATCTAGAAGCGACCAGCCAGGGCCAGATGTTGAGCGGGGGCACGATTGCGAAAGGCTCGGCAGGTTACGTCGCCATTGAGAAAGTAACCGGTACTCTGCAAGGGCGCAGCGGGTCTTTCATCCTGCAACACAACGGCGTCATGAACCGTGGCGTTCCTGAGCTGACCATCACCATCGTGCCTGACTCGGGCTGCGGAGAGTTGACGGGAGTGGCTGGGAAGATGACGGTTCAAATTGCCGATGGCAAGCACTCCTACGAACTGGCATATACACTGGCAACGATTCAATAG
- a CDS encoding NAD(P)H-dependent glycerol-3-phosphate dehydrogenase, with the protein MSRITVLGSGAWGTAIALSLSRKGDHEVTLWSHRAETAEALNRSRENLHFLPGFPFPDSLKVVSDDALAVADAGILVCAVPSEFLRPTLTRMARHIHPGAVIVSATKGIEDHTFLRMSEVIESCLKKELAGNGADVAVGALSGPSFAQEVAAEMPTAVTVAFRDPAVAAQIQKEFSSPTLRLYTNDDVIGVEMGGALKNVIAIAAGVLAGLGLGQNSAAGLITRGIAEITRLAVAAGGQRETLAGLSGVGDLVLTCTGSLSRNRTVGFELGRGRKLPEILAGLDGKVAEGVRTTRAALGLARKLGVEMPITEQMELILDEGKDPKAAIRELMLRPGRDED; encoded by the coding sequence ATGAGCCGGATTACCGTTCTGGGTTCCGGCGCATGGGGAACCGCAATCGCGCTTTCGCTGTCCCGCAAGGGCGATCACGAGGTAACGCTCTGGTCGCATCGCGCTGAAACCGCCGAGGCGTTGAACCGAAGCCGGGAGAATCTGCACTTTCTTCCGGGATTTCCCTTCCCGGACTCTTTGAAGGTCGTCTCGGACGATGCCCTGGCCGTAGCCGACGCTGGAATTCTGGTCTGCGCCGTGCCGTCCGAGTTCCTGAGACCAACATTAACCCGCATGGCCCGGCATATTCATCCTGGAGCGGTAATCGTAAGCGCAACCAAGGGAATTGAAGACCACACCTTCCTCCGCATGAGCGAAGTGATTGAGAGTTGTCTTAAAAAGGAACTCGCAGGGAACGGAGCTGATGTAGCCGTAGGCGCGTTGAGCGGACCATCCTTCGCCCAGGAGGTGGCCGCTGAGATGCCGACCGCAGTCACGGTCGCTTTTCGTGATCCGGCAGTTGCGGCGCAGATTCAGAAGGAGTTTTCGAGTCCGACGCTGCGGCTCTACACCAATGACGACGTGATTGGCGTGGAGATGGGCGGTGCGCTCAAGAATGTAATCGCCATCGCCGCAGGAGTGCTCGCTGGACTCGGGCTGGGCCAGAATTCGGCTGCCGGGCTGATTACCCGTGGCATTGCCGAGATCACTCGCCTCGCTGTCGCAGCCGGAGGCCAACGCGAGACGCTGGCGGGATTGAGCGGTGTCGGCGACCTTGTGCTGACCTGCACCGGTTCTCTTTCGCGCAATCGCACGGTAGGCTTCGAACTCGGACGCGGGCGCAAGCTTCCCGAAATCCTGGCGGGGTTGGATGGCAAGGTGGCTGAAGGCGTTCGGACGACCCGGGCGGCATTGGGTCTGGCGCGTAAGTTGGGCGTGGAGATGCCGATTACCGAGCAGATGGAACTAATTCTCGACGAGGGCAAGGACCCGAAGGCCGCGATCCGCGAACTGATGCTGCGCCCAGGCCGCGACGAGGATTAG
- a CDS encoding YdeI/OmpD-associated family protein: MTFQAVLEKIETGFSSVMARIPFDPVEVWPVRSKLRVKGSIRAANEASEPVAIATSLLRSQERGYFLLVTGKMRKAAHLTAGSLAEIVLEPDLDDRAATPPPELAKLLKSDRSVKKWYETLNYSTRKYIADMVAEPKSAEVRVRRAEQWMERIMLIMDGEESPPPILQVAFRRQPLARVGWEALTPNQRRMTLFGIFMCQSPEAQAKRTERAVEDAVKAARRSTHMAGSRNASNPED; encoded by the coding sequence ATGACCTTTCAAGCCGTGCTGGAGAAGATTGAAACGGGATTCTCCTCGGTTATGGCGCGAATTCCCTTCGATCCCGTAGAGGTGTGGCCGGTTCGCTCCAAGTTACGCGTGAAAGGCTCTATCCGGGCTGCTAATGAGGCGAGTGAGCCAGTGGCCATCGCCACTTCTCTGCTTCGCTCGCAGGAGCGCGGGTATTTTCTGCTTGTCACAGGCAAGATGCGAAAGGCCGCGCATCTTACTGCGGGGAGTCTTGCAGAGATAGTTCTGGAGCCCGATCTGGATGACCGTGCGGCTACTCCGCCTCCAGAATTGGCAAAGCTCCTCAAGTCGGACCGCAGCGTAAAGAAATGGTACGAAACGCTGAACTACTCCACACGCAAATACATTGCGGACATGGTCGCTGAACCCAAATCCGCCGAAGTGCGCGTGCGCCGGGCCGAACAATGGATGGAGCGAATCATGCTGATCATGGACGGAGAAGAATCTCCGCCTCCAATTCTTCAGGTTGCCTTTCGCCGCCAGCCGCTTGCTCGCGTGGGCTGGGAAGCGCTAACGCCCAACCAGCGCCGCATGACGCTCTTCGGCATCTTCATGTGCCAGAGCCCGGAGGCGCAGGCCAAGCGCACTGAGCGCGCAGTGGAAGATGCCGTAAAGGCGGCAAGACGATCCACGCACATGGCAGGTTCAAGGAATGCATCCAATCCGGAAGATTAG
- a CDS encoding type II secretion system F family protein, with product MAEFVIKLADERGRVQEQTHSAASADELKQRFLHAGYHVFSVRSRGGLGGRKRKTKLEPFLIFNQQFLTLVRAGLPIHGSLEMLAKNQRNPHFAGQLLNVTERVKSGESLSAAFEAQGGFPTMYTTTLLAGERSGNLQEVLERFVSFQRISLTFRKKLTASLIYPCVLIVIVIALFIFLITFVVPSFATLYDQMGSHLPGITVALLNFGVAAQHRGPYAAVVLAAIIYGLNRYSKTPRGRDLLDGFRISLPVFGKIWIKYQVALFGRTLSTLLTGGLPLVPSLETAARSISSQRIAKAVFSSVVRVREGKSLANSLEATKVFPGVAIEMISVGEQTGALPQMLNSVSEFFEEDVETALTAAMALIEPVILLVMGVFVVIILIALYLPIFSLGQVQQFSH from the coding sequence ATGGCTGAATTTGTCATCAAGCTGGCGGATGAGCGGGGACGGGTGCAGGAGCAGACGCACTCGGCTGCCTCGGCGGACGAGTTGAAGCAGCGGTTTCTCCACGCCGGATACCATGTTTTTTCGGTACGTTCGCGGGGCGGGCTCGGCGGACGCAAGAGAAAGACCAAGCTGGAGCCGTTTCTGATCTTTAACCAGCAGTTTCTGACGCTGGTGCGCGCCGGTTTGCCCATTCATGGATCGCTGGAGATGCTGGCCAAGAACCAGCGCAATCCGCACTTTGCCGGGCAGCTTTTGAATGTGACGGAACGGGTGAAGTCGGGCGAGTCGCTCTCGGCGGCCTTTGAGGCGCAGGGCGGTTTTCCGACCATGTACACGACCACGCTGCTGGCCGGAGAGCGCTCCGGCAATTTGCAGGAGGTGCTGGAGCGGTTTGTGAGCTTCCAGCGCATTTCGCTGACGTTTCGCAAAAAGCTGACGGCTTCGCTGATTTATCCGTGCGTGCTGATCGTAATCGTCATCGCTCTGTTCATCTTTCTGATCACGTTTGTCGTGCCCAGCTTTGCGACGCTGTATGACCAGATGGGCTCGCATCTGCCTGGGATTACGGTCGCGCTGCTGAATTTTGGCGTGGCCGCACAGCACCGTGGGCCGTATGCCGCGGTGGTGCTGGCGGCGATTATCTATGGACTGAACCGGTACTCGAAGACGCCCCGGGGGCGAGATCTTCTGGATGGCTTTCGCATCAGCCTGCCGGTTTTTGGCAAGATCTGGATCAAGTATCAGGTCGCACTCTTCGGTCGTACGCTATCGACGCTGCTTACCGGCGGATTGCCGCTGGTGCCGTCGCTGGAGACGGCTGCGCGATCGATCTCCTCGCAGCGGATTGCGAAGGCGGTCTTTTCTTCCGTGGTGCGCGTGCGCGAGGGCAAGAGTCTGGCGAATTCTCTGGAGGCGACGAAGGTCTTCCCTGGCGTGGCAATTGAAATGATCTCGGTAGGCGAGCAGACGGGAGCCCTGCCGCAGATGTTGAATTCGGTCTCGGAGTTTTTTGAAGAGGATGTGGAGACGGCCCTGACGGCCGCGATGGCCCTCATCGAACCCGTGATTCTGCTGGTCATGGGCGTCTTTGTGGTCATTATTCTCATCGCGCTGTATCTGCCGATCTTCTCCTTAGGGCAGGTGCAGCAGTTCTCGCATTAG
- a CDS encoding type II toxin-antitoxin system Phd/YefM family antitoxin: MQTIQASEVEAHFPHILDGIERGETVVITREGKAIAHISSGAGPKAAPDAGPQRKIDPERIQRAKAEIMEIRKRTKPVSLEEILSARDEGRR; this comes from the coding sequence ATGCAGACAATTCAGGCATCGGAAGTGGAAGCTCATTTCCCGCATATTCTCGACGGGATTGAACGAGGCGAGACGGTAGTGATCACACGGGAGGGCAAGGCGATTGCGCACATCTCTTCAGGCGCTGGGCCTAAAGCTGCTCCCGATGCCGGGCCCCAAAGAAAAATCGACCCCGAGCGTATTCAGCGCGCCAAGGCTGAGATTATGGAGATTCGAAAACGCACCAAGCCGGTTTCGCTCGAGGAAATTCTTTCTGCCCGAGATGAGGGGCGTCGATAG
- the plsY gene encoding glycerol-3-phosphate 1-O-acyltransferase PlsY — protein sequence MPLTVTVWLHSLSIVVAAYLLGSIPTGYLLMRIFRKQDIRTLGSGNIGATNVLRSGAKGLGAATFLLDVLKGALAVLVGARLATMGFPHLRPHDATALAALCAVLGHMFPIWLGLRGGKGVATAFGVFLVLVPYAALGSLAVFVVVFALGRYVSLASVLGAAAFPLFAWLAAPWARNYLIMAIVGIVAGLILVKHQQNILRLMAGTEYRFGSGGKKTPNEAPNPENGPA from the coding sequence ATGCCACTTACGGTTACAGTCTGGCTGCATTCGCTTTCCATCGTGGTGGCGGCTTACCTTTTGGGGTCGATTCCCACGGGATATCTGCTGATGCGAATCTTTCGCAAGCAGGATATTCGCACGCTCGGCAGCGGCAATATCGGCGCCACCAATGTGCTTCGCTCCGGCGCCAAGGGGCTGGGAGCCGCGACCTTTCTGCTCGATGTGCTGAAGGGAGCGCTGGCAGTGCTGGTCGGCGCGCGGCTGGCGACGATGGGGTTTCCGCACCTTCGCCCGCATGATGCGACGGCGCTCGCGGCGCTTTGTGCTGTGCTGGGACACATGTTCCCAATCTGGCTTGGGTTGCGCGGCGGCAAGGGAGTGGCGACGGCATTTGGCGTCTTCCTGGTGCTGGTTCCCTACGCTGCGCTGGGCTCGCTGGCCGTGTTTGTCGTTGTATTCGCGCTTGGCCGCTATGTGTCTCTCGCCTCGGTCCTGGGAGCGGCGGCGTTTCCGCTGTTTGCTTGGCTGGCCGCTCCGTGGGCACGCAATTATCTGATCATGGCGATCGTCGGCATTGTGGCTGGCCTGATTCTTGTAAAACATCAGCAGAATATTCTCCGGTTGATGGCGGGAACGGAGTACCGTTTTGGCTCGGGCGGCAAGAAGACGCCAAATGAAGCGCCCAACCCCGAGAACGGCCCTGCATGA
- the ribD gene encoding bifunctional diaminohydroxyphosphoribosylaminopyrimidine deaminase/5-amino-6-(5-phosphoribosylamino)uracil reductase RibD codes for MTDAMAAAEKDTVWMGKALDLARHGIGLCSPNPVVGCVILDRQGEVAGEGWHEYDRLDHAEVVAIRAAGDRAKGGTAYVTLEPCNHTGRTGPCTQALITAGVARVVAATRDPNPLVAGTGLERLRQAGIAVEVGVCQAEAQRLNEGFARWIVSKRPTVEMKVAITLDGRIGPPPGKQAARQPYWITGEASRAAVQVMRWEADAVLTGVDTVIADDPMMTDRSGRPRRRQLQRVILDSALRMPLDAKLVTTAQDDVVLFTVSKDEARVQELIRRGVRVKVLTADSGRVPLGRVLDMLGADGIQTLLTETGTRLNTALLAAGLVDRLKVFCSPQIMGSDAVPAFRGLSMPVMLDAAEVERHGNDYSVSALLRDPWASAPKH; via the coding sequence ATGACTGACGCGATGGCCGCTGCCGAGAAAGATACAGTTTGGATGGGCAAGGCGCTGGATCTTGCCCGTCACGGCATCGGCCTCTGTTCACCGAACCCCGTAGTCGGGTGCGTGATCCTGGATCGGCAGGGTGAGGTTGCAGGCGAGGGCTGGCATGAGTACGACCGGCTGGATCACGCTGAGGTTGTCGCGATTCGCGCGGCTGGCGATAGGGCCAAAGGTGGAACTGCTTACGTCACGCTGGAGCCCTGCAACCATACTGGGCGCACTGGTCCCTGCACCCAGGCTCTGATTACAGCAGGAGTGGCGCGGGTTGTGGCGGCGACCAGGGATCCGAACCCGTTGGTTGCTGGGACTGGGTTGGAGCGGCTGCGGCAGGCTGGAATTGCGGTCGAGGTTGGAGTATGCCAGGCGGAGGCGCAGCGGCTGAATGAGGGGTTTGCGCGCTGGATTGTCAGCAAGCGGCCAACGGTCGAGATGAAGGTCGCGATTACGCTCGACGGGCGGATCGGGCCGCCGCCGGGGAAGCAGGCGGCTCGACAGCCTTACTGGATCACTGGCGAGGCTTCGCGGGCTGCGGTGCAGGTGATGCGATGGGAGGCCGATGCTGTGCTGACGGGCGTCGACACCGTGATTGCCGACGACCCGATGATGACGGATCGCAGCGGCAGGCCGAGGCGCAGGCAGTTGCAGCGGGTGATTCTGGATTCGGCGCTGCGGATGCCGCTGGACGCGAAGCTGGTAACTACTGCGCAGGACGACGTGGTGCTGTTTACGGTCAGCAAGGATGAGGCGCGGGTGCAGGAGCTGATCCGGCGCGGTGTTCGCGTCAAAGTGCTCACGGCTGATTCGGGGCGGGTGCCGCTGGGCCGGGTTTTGGACATGCTGGGCGCGGATGGGATTCAAACGCTGCTTACGGAGACTGGCACGCGGCTAAATACGGCTCTGCTTGCGGCGGGGCTAGTAGACCGGCTGAAGGTTTTCTGTTCGCCGCAGATCATGGGTTCCGATGCGGTGCCGGCCTTTCGCGGGCTGAGCATGCCGGTGATGCTCGATGCGGCTGAGGTTGAGCGCCACGGGAATGACTATTCCGTTTCGGCGCTGCTGCGCGATCCGTGGGCGTCTGCGCCGAAGCATTAG
- the ftsY gene encoding signal recognition particle-docking protein FtsY — MFSKLFGGKKADNPAESETFEAEVNATVAEPEPAQDRERTGFGSAFFDRMKQAVTRTRESFSSRLEGVLALTRTVDESALEDLESALLTSDLGLPTTTAILEQLRDRALRKDIAGGEELRSLLKEQIRAILEAPRKPIAEPAAPPKVIFLVGVNGTGKTTTSGKLAAWNRNLNKTVLLCAADTFRAAAIEQLEVWASRSGVEMIKTKHGGDPAAVLYDAVSAAKARGIDVLVVDTAGRLHTKTGLMDELEKMRRTAKRLIPEAPHEVLLVMDATTGQNGLQQARLFTEASGVTGIVLTKLDGTAKGGIAVAIARELNLPVRYVGVGEKIGDLLEFDPEAFVDSLLGD, encoded by the coding sequence ATGTTTTCAAAGCTTTTTGGCGGCAAGAAAGCCGATAATCCCGCGGAATCGGAAACCTTTGAAGCGGAAGTAAACGCAACGGTTGCAGAGCCGGAGCCTGCGCAGGACCGCGAACGGACTGGTTTCGGATCTGCCTTCTTTGACCGGATGAAGCAGGCGGTGACTCGCACGCGCGAGTCGTTTTCTTCGCGGCTTGAGGGCGTGCTGGCGCTTACGCGAACTGTAGACGAGAGCGCTCTCGAAGACCTTGAATCGGCGCTGCTTACCAGCGATCTTGGGCTGCCGACGACGACGGCCATTCTGGAGCAGTTGCGCGACCGGGCGCTCCGGAAGGATATTGCCGGCGGCGAGGAACTTCGGTCGCTGCTGAAAGAGCAAATCCGCGCGATTCTGGAGGCTCCTCGCAAGCCTATCGCGGAGCCTGCCGCGCCGCCGAAGGTGATTTTTCTGGTCGGCGTGAATGGTACCGGCAAGACGACGACAAGCGGCAAGTTGGCGGCCTGGAATCGCAACCTAAACAAAACAGTGCTGTTATGTGCGGCAGACACCTTTCGCGCGGCGGCGATTGAGCAGCTTGAGGTCTGGGCTTCGCGGTCAGGCGTGGAGATGATCAAGACCAAGCACGGTGGCGATCCGGCTGCGGTTTTGTATGACGCGGTGTCGGCAGCCAAGGCTCGCGGGATTGACGTCCTTGTGGTGGACACGGCGGGGCGGCTGCATACCAAGACCGGCTTGATGGATGAGCTGGAAAAGATGCGGCGGACGGCTAAACGGTTGATTCCAGAGGCTCCGCATGAGGTGCTGCTGGTGATGGACGCAACGACTGGGCAGAACGGATTGCAGCAGGCGCGGTTGTTTACCGAAGCCTCCGGCGTGACCGGGATTGTGCTGACCAAGCTGGATGGAACGGCCAAAGGTGGTATTGCTGTGGCCATTGCGCGGGAATTGAACCTTCCGGTGCGGTATGTCGGGGTTGGCGAAAAGATCGGGGATCTGCTGGAATTTGACCCGGAGGCCTTTGTCGATTCGCTGCTGGGAGACTGA
- a CDS encoding GH92 family glycosyl hydrolase, protein MGFRIRAAVPVFLAVLAFSASVPSGAEIKGDAVDHVNPYIGTGSGKIGYGGTMPFVTPPFGMTDWTPQTRQNKLSVVSYKYEDTTISGFIGTHQPAIWMGDYGYVTLMPEIGELKTTPEARKLAFTHSDEIARPDYYSVLMDTGDSKRIRAEMTATERCAYMRFTFPAGADSRIVVEASRPGIDGFAKVDAAAHEITGYNPDRVDSGLGPFKLPNFKGYFVVQFRKSFSAAGTYGPNEPTHADATGAFASFATHDGDVIEARVGTSFISIEQARANLKAEIPEWDFDSVQKKLRAEWNDKLSRVSVEGASDDQVKTVTTALYHALLYPRIFSEQGRYYSAFDDTIHSGESYTAYSIWDTFRAENSLLTLVAPERIPGMITALLNDYQEGGWMPKWPNPSYTNIMIGTHADSLVAEAINKHFTGFDYDLAWKAVYKDAMTPPDDDTKHTWYDREPHTPYEARAGLTYLKQLGYIPTDKTAEAASSTLEESYDDWCVAQVAKALGKTKDYEFFLKRSLNYRHLFNKETGFMQGRKSDGSWADPKDGWTEGDHWVYTWAVMHDLPGLVALMGGRDAYNARLDEHFSGGHNVHSNEPSHHYPYLYDYSGAAWKTQARVREVANAEYANLPSGIDGDDDCGQMSAWYLFTALGFYPVNPASGDYMIGSPLFRKMTLRLANGKTLAVIAENNSDKNVYIQSATLNGKALDEPVIRYDEIIAGATLKLVMGPAPSNWGANWRPAPIAASSVSGSLSGKP, encoded by the coding sequence ATGGGTTTTAGAATTCGCGCGGCAGTGCCGGTGTTTCTGGCAGTGCTCGCATTCAGTGCGTCTGTTCCGTCCGGCGCTGAGATCAAGGGAGACGCGGTCGACCACGTAAACCCATACATTGGCACGGGCAGCGGCAAGATCGGCTACGGCGGAACAATGCCATTCGTCACGCCGCCCTTTGGCATGACCGACTGGACACCGCAGACACGCCAGAACAAGCTGAGCGTCGTCTCCTATAAATACGAAGACACCACCATCTCCGGCTTTATCGGCACCCATCAACCGGCGATCTGGATGGGAGACTACGGCTACGTCACGCTGATGCCGGAGATCGGGGAACTCAAGACCACTCCTGAAGCGCGCAAGTTAGCGTTCACTCACAGCGATGAGATTGCGCGGCCAGATTACTACTCCGTGTTGATGGATACTGGCGATTCGAAGCGAATTCGCGCTGAGATGACGGCAACCGAGCGTTGCGCATACATGCGGTTTACCTTTCCTGCCGGGGCGGATTCCAGGATTGTTGTCGAGGCGTCGCGCCCAGGGATCGATGGATTCGCCAAGGTGGATGCGGCAGCGCATGAGATCACCGGCTACAACCCGGATCGCGTGGACTCCGGGCTTGGTCCGTTCAAGCTGCCTAACTTCAAGGGGTACTTTGTCGTCCAGTTTCGCAAGAGCTTTTCTGCTGCTGGGACCTATGGCCCGAACGAGCCAACCCATGCCGATGCAACGGGCGCGTTTGCGAGTTTTGCAACTCACGATGGCGACGTAATTGAGGCGCGAGTCGGCACTTCATTCATCAGCATCGAGCAGGCGCGCGCGAACCTGAAAGCTGAGATACCGGAGTGGGATTTCGACTCAGTGCAGAAGAAGCTGCGCGCCGAGTGGAATGACAAGCTCTCGCGCGTCTCGGTCGAAGGCGCAAGCGATGATCAAGTCAAGACGGTAACGACTGCTCTGTATCATGCGTTGCTTTATCCGCGTATCTTCTCGGAGCAGGGCCGCTATTACAGCGCTTTTGACGACACGATCCACTCCGGCGAGTCGTATACCGCTTACTCGATCTGGGATACCTTTCGCGCGGAGAACAGCCTGTTGACGCTGGTCGCCCCGGAGCGCATTCCCGGCATGATTACGGCTCTGCTCAACGACTATCAGGAGGGCGGCTGGATGCCCAAGTGGCCAAACCCATCCTACACCAACATCATGATCGGGACCCACGCCGACTCACTGGTGGCGGAGGCGATCAACAAGCACTTCACTGGTTTCGATTACGACCTTGCGTGGAAGGCTGTCTACAAAGACGCGATGACGCCGCCCGATGACGATACAAAACATACGTGGTATGACCGCGAGCCGCATACTCCGTATGAAGCACGCGCTGGCCTGACTTACTTGAAGCAGTTAGGTTATATCCCGACCGACAAGACTGCGGAAGCCGCATCAAGCACGCTGGAAGAATCTTACGACGACTGGTGCGTGGCGCAGGTGGCCAAGGCTCTTGGCAAGACCAAGGATTACGAATTCTTTCTGAAGCGTTCGCTCAACTACCGGCACCTCTTCAACAAGGAAACCGGCTTCATGCAGGGCCGGAAATCCGATGGCTCGTGGGCAGACCCCAAGGATGGCTGGACGGAGGGCGACCACTGGGTCTATACGTGGGCGGTGATGCATGATCTGCCCGGGCTTGTGGCGCTGATGGGCGGGCGCGATGCCTACAACGCCAGACTGGATGAGCATTTCAGCGGCGGGCATAACGTTCACAGCAACGAGCCGAGCCATCATTACCCATATCTCTACGACTACAGCGGAGCGGCGTGGAAGACGCAGGCCAGGGTGCGCGAGGTTGCGAATGCCGAGTACGCCAATCTGCCCTCGGGCATTGACGGTGATGACGATTGCGGGCAGATGTCGGCGTGGTATCTATTCACGGCTCTTGGCTTCTATCCGGTGAATCCGGCCTCGGGCGATTACATGATCGGCAGTCCGCTTTTCAGGAAGATGACGCTGCGGCTGGCGAATGGCAAGACGCTCGCGGTGATTGCCGAGAACAACTCGGATAAGAACGTCTACATTCAATCCGCAACGCTGAATGGCAAAGCGCTGGATGAGCCGGTGATTCGCTATGACGAGATAATAGCCGGCGCAACGTTGAAGCTGGTGATGGGTCCCGCGCCGTCCAACTGGGGTGCGAACTGGCGGCCGGCTCCGATTGCAGCCAGTTCTGTGTCTGGTTCTCTGTCTGGGAAGCCATAA
- a CDS encoding riboflavin synthase: protein MFTGIIERTGTIVSLTDMGGVRRLTVAAPEIAGQLREGDSLAVSGVCLTALDVNPELFHADLAAETLAKTSLGALAAGSLVNLELPTAAGSPLGGHIVQGHVDGTGELVSLKPVVSESSPHFDKQTTDWTLRVRVPEHVRPWMVFKGSVALEGISLTIADFDGEIVTAAILPLTYWRTNLHALAAGAPINVEADVLVKLAYAKLLDDEKPRFELIEAWLVAEGF, encoded by the coding sequence ATGTTTACTGGGATTATTGAGCGGACCGGAACAATCGTTTCTTTAACAGACATGGGCGGGGTGCGGCGGTTGACGGTTGCTGCGCCGGAGATTGCGGGGCAGTTGCGCGAGGGCGATTCGCTGGCGGTTTCGGGTGTCTGCCTGACAGCGCTGGATGTGAATCCTGAGCTGTTTCATGCTGATCTGGCGGCGGAGACGCTGGCGAAGACTTCTCTTGGTGCCCTGGCCGCCGGTTCGCTGGTCAATCTGGAGCTGCCTACGGCTGCTGGTTCCCCGCTTGGCGGTCATATTGTGCAGGGCCATGTGGATGGGACCGGCGAACTCGTCTCACTGAAGCCCGTTGTGTCTGAATCCAGCCCTCATTTTGACAAACAGACGACTGACTGGACACTGCGGGTTCGGGTTCCGGAGCATGTGCGCCCGTGGATGGTGTTCAAGGGGTCTGTCGCGCTCGAAGGAATCAGCCTGACGATTGCGGACTTTGATGGCGAGATTGTTACCGCCGCCATTTTGCCGCTCACCTACTGGCGCACGAATCTTCATGCGCTGGCCGCTGGCGCGCCGATCAATGTGGAGGCCGATGTGCTCGTCAAACTGGCCTATGCGAAGCTGCTGGACGACGAAAAGCCCAGGTTTGAGTTGATCGAGGCATGGCTGGTGGCGGAGGGATTTTAG
- a CDS encoding type II toxin-antitoxin system VapC family toxin, whose translation MPYVLDASVTITWAMPDEEHPVATLAYAQLDFESAIVPPIWCYEVRNILLVNERRQRISQMDSTRFLRQLDQFSIETDNAPNHSNLLHLARQHRLTVYDAAYLELAQRHGVPLATLDKALWAAAKAAGIPLLA comes from the coding sequence ATGCCCTATGTCCTGGATGCTTCTGTGACGATTACATGGGCAATGCCCGACGAGGAGCATCCAGTGGCGACCTTAGCCTATGCCCAACTGGACTTCGAGTCTGCCATTGTGCCGCCAATATGGTGCTACGAAGTCCGAAACATTTTACTGGTTAATGAGCGAAGACAGCGCATTTCGCAAATGGACTCGACCCGCTTTCTTCGTCAGCTAGATCAATTTTCAATCGAGACAGACAACGCGCCGAACCACTCAAACCTGCTCCATCTGGCCCGCCAGCATCGGCTGACCGTTTACGACGCTGCGTATCTGGAACTGGCTCAGAGGCATGGCGTTCCGCTGGCGACGTTGGACAAGGCTCTGTGGGCTGCTGCGAAGGCTGCTGGGATTCCTCTTCTGGCGTAG
- a CDS encoding DUF2277 domain-containing protein yields the protein MPMCRNIKTLFNFDPPVTDQEIRDASLQFVRKISGFTKPSKTNEAAFLAAVDEIAAVSARLLASLETSASPKDRDEEAARRKARSAERFAS from the coding sequence ATGCCCATGTGCAGAAACATCAAAACCCTCTTTAACTTCGATCCGCCGGTCACCGACCAGGAGATTCGAGACGCCTCGCTGCAATTCGTCCGAAAGATCAGCGGATTCACCAAGCCTTCGAAGACGAACGAAGCCGCATTCCTCGCCGCCGTCGACGAAATAGCCGCAGTCTCGGCGCGCCTGCTCGCGTCGCTCGAAACCTCAGCATCCCCCAAAGACCGCGACGAAGAAGCCGCCAGAAGAAAAGCCCGCTCCGCCGAACGATTCGCCAGTTAA